A DNA window from Vigna unguiculata cultivar IT97K-499-35 chromosome 10, ASM411807v1, whole genome shotgun sequence contains the following coding sequences:
- the LOC114167142 gene encoding GRF1-interacting factor 3-like codes for MQQTPPMIPMMPSFPPTNITTEQIQKYLDENKKLILAILDNQNLGKLAECAQYQAQLQKNLMYLAAIADAQPQTPAMPPQMAPHPAMQPGFYMQHPQAAAAAAAMAQQQGMFPQKMPLQFGNPHQIQDQQQQLHQQAIQGQMGLRPGGINNGMHPMHSEAVLGSGNSGGPPSAAGPNDARGGNKQDASEAGTAGGDGQGGSAAAHNSGDGESSYLKGSEGAK; via the exons ATGCAGCAGACACCGCCAATGATTCCTATGATGCCTTCTTTCCCACCAACTAACATAACCACCGAGCAGATTCAAAAG TACCTTGATGAGAACAAGAAGCTGATTCTGGCCATATTGGACAATCAAAATCTTGGAAAACTTGCAGAATGTGCCCA GTACCAAGCCCAgcttcaaaagaatttgatgTATTTAGCTGCAATTGCTGATGCCCAGCCTCAAACCCCAGCAATGCCTCCACAG ATGGCTCCACACCCTGCCATGCAACCAGGATTCTATATGCAACATCCTCAGGCGGcggcagcagcagcagcaatgGCTCAGCAGCAAGGCATGTTCCCTCAGAAAATGCCATTACAATTTGGTAACCCACATCAAATTCAGGATCAGCAGCAGCAGCTACACCAGCAGGCTATCCAAGGTCAAATGGGACTGAGACCGGGAGGGATAAACAATGGCATGCATCCAATGCACAGTGAGGCTGTTCTGGGGAGCGGCAACAGCGGTGGTCCACCGTCGGCTGCCGGTCCAAACGATGCACGTGGTGGAAACAAGCAAGATGCTTCTGAGGCCGGGACAGCCGGTGGAGACGGGCAAGGTGGCTCTGCTGCTGCACACAACAGCGGAGATGGTGAATCTTCTTATCTGAAGGGGTCAGAAGGGGCCAAGTGA